A single Kwoniella bestiolae CBS 10118 chromosome 8, complete sequence DNA region contains:
- a CDS encoding 60S ribosomal protein eL21, with the protein MPHSFGSRARTRHMFSRNFKEHGSPNLTTFLKTYRVGDIVDIKANASQQKGMPHKFYHGKTGIVYNVTPRAVGVICYKVVNGRYLEKRVNIRIEHIKHSKCRQEFLDRVKSNAAKKREAKEKGEHVVLKRQPAQPREARHVTIKNNLPQTLTARPYETFI; encoded by the exons ATGCCTCACTCATTCGGTTCAAGGGCGCGAACGCGTCACATGTTCTCTAGGAACTTCAAGG AACATGGTTCACCCAACCTTACCACTTTCTTGAAGACCTACCGAGTTGGTGATATCGTTGACATCAAGGCCAACGCCTCTCAACAAAAGGGTATGCCCCACAAGT TCTACCACGGTAAGACCGGTATCGTCTACAACGTCACCCCCCGAGCCGTCGGTGTGATCTGCTACAAGGTCGTCAACGGTCGATACCTCGAGAAGCGAGTCAACATCCGAATCGAGCACATCAAGCACTCCAAGTGCAGACAAGAATTCTTGGACAGAGTCAAGTCCAACGCCgccaagaagagggaggcCAAGGAGAAAGGTGAACACGTCGTCCTCAAGAGACAACCCGCTCAACCCCGAGAGGCTAGACACGTCACCATCAAGAACAACCTTCCTCAAACCCTCACTGCCAGACCtt ACGAAACCTTCATCTAA
- a CDS encoding 40S ribosomal protein uS4 produces MVSAPRKQSKTYKVPKRPYEAARLDAELKLAGEYGLRNKREIWRIQLTLSKIRRAARELLKLDDKDPKRLFEGNALIRRLVRIGVLDDTRMRLDYVLALKTEDFLERRLQTQVFKLGLAKSVHHARVLIRQRHIRVGKQIVNVPSFVVRLDSQKHIDFALNSPYGGGRAGRVKRKRAKAAAGGDGEAEEEDDE; encoded by the exons ATGGTCTC TGCTCCACGAAAGCAATCCAAGACCTACAAGGTCCCAAAACGACCCTACGAGGCCGCTCGTCTCGATGCTGagctcaag CTCGCTGGTGAATACGGTCTCCGAAACAAGCGAGAGATCTGGAGAATTCAATTGACCCTCTCCAAG ATCCGAAGAGCTGCTCGAGAACTCCTTAAACTCGATGACAAAGACCCCAAGAGACTTTTCGAGGGTAACGCCTTGATCAGACGACTCGTCCGAATCGGTGTGCTCGACGATACCAGGATGAGACTCGATTACGTGTTGGCTCTTAAGACCGAAGATTTCTTGGAGAGACGATTACAAACTCAAGTTTTCAAGCTTGG TCTCGCCAAATCCGTCCACCACGCCAGAGTTTTGATCAGACAACGACACATCCGAGTCGGTAAGCAAATCGTCAACGTCCCCTCGTTCGTTGTCAGACTTGACTCTCAAAA ACACATCGACTTCGCCCTCAACTCTCCTTACGGTGGTGGCCGAGCCGGTCgagtaaagagaaagagagcCAAGGCCGCCgctggtggtgatggtgaggccgaggaggaggatgacgagtaA
- a CDS encoding 50S ribosomal protein L3, with protein MRSMLQLRAFSKQLSRGLATVAEVAEPIASSSSSSTVAGSSNPVGKWTPHTLRTGLIARKRGMTALWDQDGRRWPVTVLQVDANQVIRHTPPPPTSPFHTLQIGASTRPEKTTPAQQLGHFKKAGVDPKYKLKEYQVSNDGVLAVGTELNAGHFVPGQYVDVQGTTIGKGFQGVMKRYGFRGLKASHGVSVKHRSGGSIGQNQDPGRVIPNKKMPGHMGTVTQTTQNLLVHRIDTVLNLIYVRGSVPGSDDSFISIRDSKKALIAKSKLSLKKGKSEEEWLGNDLTGLPTPAGTSERVRGEGWPEVVEWRGEGWSEK; from the exons ATGCGATCGATGTTACAACTGCGTGCATTCTCAAAACAGCTCTCCCGAGGTCTCGCAACCGTAGCAGAAGTAGCTGAGCCAATAGCATCGAGTTCCAGTTCTAGCACCGTTGCTGGATCTTCGAACCCGGTTGGAAAATGGACACCTCATACTTTACGAACAGGATTGATAGCTAGAAAGAGAGGTATGACGGCTTTGTGGGATcaggatgggaggagatggCCTGTGACTGTCTTGCAG GTCGACGCCAACCAAGTAATCCGCCATACCCCTCCCCCACCGACCTCACCATTCCACACCCTCCAGATCGGCGCTTCCACCCGACCTGAGAAGACCACTCCGGCGCAACAACTGGGTCATTTCAAGAAGGCAGGTGTGGATCCTAAATACAAGTTGAAGGAGTATCAAGTGTCCAATGATGGTGTGTTGGCAGTGGGGACGGAACTTAATGCGGGGCATTTTGTCCCGGGGCAGTATGTTGATGTGCAGGGTACGAC CATCGGTAAAGGTTTCCAGGGTGTGATGAAGCGATATGGCTTCAGAGGTTTGAAAGCCTCTCACGGTGTTTCAGTCAAACATCGATCGGGAGGTTCGATTGGTCAGAATCAG GACCCAGGCCGAGTCATCCCCAACAAGAAAATGCCAGGCCACATGGGCACCGTAACCCAAACCACCCAGaacctcctcgtccaccgAATCGACACAGTCCTCAACCTAATCTACGTGAGGGGTTCCGTACCTGGATCGGACGATTCGTTCATCTCCATAAGAGATTCCAAGAAAGCTTTGATTGCGAAATCGAAATTGAGCTTGAAGAAAGGTAAATCCGAGGAAGAGTGGTTGGGCAACGATCTTACGGGATTACCCACTCCTGCGGGGACGAGCGAGAGGGTTAGGGGGGAGGGGTGGCCTGAGGTCGTTGAgtggaggggggaggggtggagCGAGAAGTAA